Proteins co-encoded in one Pseudorhizobium banfieldiae genomic window:
- a CDS encoding OpgC family protein — MKRFDIIDGMRGYFLVFMLINHLIFAGGYWLVKVNHNQLAFVEDAQGFVFLSGLLIGMVYARKMMKNGYAAGRQAIYSRAFELYRYAMGIVIAVLAAQMILPEAYTVWYNWLGYTTFDDPLRLAAIATFLFQPTFMDILPQYIVYMFFAPMLVKLVLEDKWHYVLAASLVMWMAAQLGLQRIVTEPVHQLVMGPDDQGIRASFNMLGWQIVFYSGLVLGAMTSAGKIDWSRILTPENTFIPKMALIVVLFFLPLRIMTANGLMPDFMIGKFAAMEVRADFGPVYLLNFIAVAALVTWLLVAGARHPSAFVQKAAGVLTWVFSLKFLQLIGRHSLYVYVWHVAIVYAVYYFDGRSPALSQLTKTAIAFVGIALLALPAVWREREKFFGSAAAPVMKPQTKSVR; from the coding sequence ATGAAACGGTTCGATATTATTGATGGTATGCGAGGCTATTTCCTCGTCTTCATGCTGATCAACCACCTGATCTTCGCCGGCGGTTACTGGCTCGTGAAGGTGAACCACAACCAGTTGGCCTTTGTCGAGGATGCACAGGGCTTCGTTTTCCTCTCCGGCCTTCTCATCGGCATGGTCTACGCCCGCAAGATGATGAAGAACGGTTATGCCGCAGGTCGCCAGGCGATCTATTCGCGCGCCTTCGAACTCTATCGCTACGCCATGGGGATCGTGATCGCCGTGCTCGCCGCGCAGATGATCCTGCCGGAAGCCTACACGGTCTGGTACAACTGGCTTGGCTACACGACCTTCGACGATCCGCTTCGTCTTGCAGCGATTGCCACCTTCCTGTTCCAGCCGACATTCATGGACATCCTGCCGCAGTACATCGTCTACATGTTCTTTGCGCCGATGCTCGTGAAGCTCGTGCTTGAAGACAAGTGGCACTATGTGCTTGCTGCCTCCCTCGTCATGTGGATGGCCGCGCAGCTCGGCCTCCAGCGTATCGTCACGGAGCCGGTACATCAGCTGGTGATGGGCCCGGATGACCAGGGTATTCGCGCAAGCTTCAACATGCTCGGGTGGCAGATCGTCTTCTATTCAGGCCTGGTTCTGGGCGCCATGACGTCGGCCGGGAAGATCGACTGGAGCCGGATCCTGACGCCAGAGAACACGTTCATTCCGAAGATGGCGCTGATCGTCGTCCTGTTCTTCCTGCCGCTAAGGATCATGACCGCCAACGGCCTGATGCCGGACTTCATGATTGGCAAGTTTGCCGCCATGGAAGTACGCGCCGATTTCGGGCCGGTCTACCTCCTGAACTTCATCGCCGTCGCGGCGCTCGTCACGTGGTTGCTTGTCGCTGGCGCGAGGCATCCCTCAGCCTTCGTCCAGAAGGCAGCCGGCGTGCTGACCTGGGTCTTCTCGCTGAAGTTCCTGCAGCTGATCGGTCGCCATTCGCTCTACGTCTACGTATGGCACGTCGCAATCGTCTACGCGGTCTACTACTTCGACGGCCGTTCGCCGGCACTCAGCCAGTTGACCAAGACTGCGATCGCCTTCGTGGGTATCGCACTTCTGGCTCTACCGGCGGTCTGGCGTGAACGCGAGAAGTTTTTCGGCAGCGCCGCAGCACCAGTCATGAAACCGCAGACGAAGTCGGTTCGATAG